A genomic segment from Cygnus atratus isolate AKBS03 ecotype Queensland, Australia chromosome 9, CAtr_DNAZoo_HiC_assembly, whole genome shotgun sequence encodes:
- the APOD gene encoding apolipoprotein D: MLGMAARLSVLLGLLGFGNGQMFHMGPCPDPPVQEDFDISKYLGKWYEIEKLPSNFEKGSCIQANYSLKENGKFKVVNKELLSSGKVNEIEGEIMHTDVKEPAKLSVRFNWFMPSAPYWVISTDYENYSLVYSCTNILWLFHVDYAWIMSRAPDMHPETVEHLKSVLQSYKIDTEKMMPTDQLNCPADM, from the exons ATGCTGGGCATGGCAGCGCGGCTCTCAGTCCTGCTCGGTCTCCTCGGCTTCGGGAACGGGCAGATGTTTCACATGGGGCCGTGCCCAGACCCCCCCGTGCAGGAGGACTTCGATATCTCCAAG tatTTGGGAAAATGGTACGAGATAGAAAAGCTGCCCTCGAATTTCGAGAAAGGAAGCTGCATCCAGGCAAATTACTCGCTGAAGGAGAATGGGAAGTTTAAAGTGGTCAACAAGGAGCTGCT TTCCAGTGGCAAAGTTAACGAAATTGAAGGAGAAATCATGCACACGGATGTGAAGGAGCCGGCCAAGCTCAGTGTCCGCTTCAACTGGT TCATGCCTTCTGCCCCTTACTGGGTAATCTCCACCGACTACGAAAACTATTCGCTGGTGTACTCCTGCACGAACATCCTCTGGCTCTTCCATGTTGACTACGCCTGGATTATGTCAAGAGCTCCCGACATGCACCCGGAGACTGTGGAGCACCTGAAGAGCGTCCTCCAGTCCTACAAGATCGACACTGAGAAAATGATGCCCACGGATCAGCTTAACTGCCCTGCTGACATGTAA